CGCGCAAGGCATTCGCGCTGCCAATGGCCTGTAGCCGACTGGACGATGAGATGCGCCATCTCGACACCAAGACCTTCGGGGACTGGCTGCGCGAAAACGGACTCACGTGCGCGCCGTTGCGATGGTACGTGGACTATGCCTGCCGTGATGACTTCGGTACTCCGGCGGATGCAGTGTCCGCGTGGGCCGGTTTGCACTACTTCGCCTCGCGCGATGGGATGGCTGAAGGAGCGGCGAATGATGTGGTTCTGACCGCGCCGGAGGGCAACGCTTGGATCACGGAAGGGCTCGCACAACGACTGGGTCCGCGGGTTCGCTGCGGCTGGATGGTGCGCAGGCTGACCCGAACACGTTCCGGTTTCGAGGCGTCTATCGACGATGTAGGTAGCGGGCGTTCCATTGTCTGCGCCGCGAAAGCTGTGATCTGGGCGGCGCCCCTGTTCATCGCGGCGCGGGTCATCGAGCAATTGCCAGATCTGGCGCGCGCGCATGCGACGCAGATCGACTATGCACCGTGGGTCATGGCGCAGCTCACGCTGGAAAGTGCGCCTCCCGAGAGGCCCGGTGCTGAGCGAGCGTGGGATAACGTGGTCTATGGAGCCAGGTCGCTGGGCTATGTGGTGGCCACACATCAGCGCTTGTCCGCCGCGCAGGCGCCGACCGTGTGGACCTGGTACCACGCGTTGACGGGTGCGCCATCACCGATCCTGCGCCAGCAGCTGCTGGCCTCAACCCCCGAGTACTGGGCGCGCTTCGCGATCGAGGAGTTGGCGCCGGCGTATCCGGAGCTACTGCCCCATGTTCAGCGCATAGACTGCATTCGTCATGGTCATGCGATGGCTCGACCACGCCCCGGGTTCCTGACTGCACCGGCGCGGCACTGGTTTGCACAAGGTGTAGCCGGCTTACAGTTTGCGCACGCCGACGTGAGTGGGTTCTCCGTCTGCGAAGAGGCGCATGCGCGCGGGGTTGCGGCAGCAGAGCGCATCGCTGCGCGCCTGCGCGGTCGCATGCCCGACCCATCGGTCATTTACTCCGTATGAGCATCGCCCGTGCGCCGGCCTTCCTGCGATAATCGCCGACCATGAAATTCCTACGTGCCTCCTTCTTCGTCCTGTTCGCAGCCAATTGTGTTCTGGCGCTACTGAATCTCACGGGGTTCGCCACCGCGCCTGGGGGCGAGCCCGAGCGCCTTTCCAGTCAGCTTCATCCCGAAACGCTGAAGGTCGTCGGCAATGGTGAAGAGGCGCCAGCGCCGGAAAAGACAGCCGAAGCACCTGTGGCGGCGGTGTCCGAACCCGCCCCCGCCGCAGCGGCGAGCGAGCCGGTCGCGGCGACCGAATCCGCTCCGACAGAATCCGCCGTCAAGAAGCCGCTGCCGCTCGCGTGCGTGAGCTGGGCCGGGCTTTCAAAGGCGCAATCGGATGCAGTGGCGCTGCGCGCCAAGGACGCCGGATTCGTGAGCAAGGAACAGTCGGTGAGCGGCACGGCGTCGTGGTGGGTGCACCTGCCGCCACAAGCAGACCGTGCTGCGGCAGAGAAAAAAGCCGAGGAGCTCAAGGCGCTGGGGGTCGCAGAGTTCTTCATCGTCAAGGATGGTGGCGCGAATCAGAACGCGATCTCGCTCGGACTCTACAAGAGCGAGGAATCGGCCAACCGTGCGCTCGAAGCGCTGAAGACAAAGGGCGTACGTTCGGCGCGTGTGGAAACCCGCGAGAACACATCGATCAAACTCGAGGTCACCGGACCGGCTGATCAACTGGCGGGATTCTCCAGCGAGACCTCTTCGCGACTGCCGAACGCTCCGCGTGCCAATTGCACCCCCGCGCGATGAGCCCGTCGTCGCGCCCATTCGTCGTCGGTCTGACGGGCGGAATAGGAAGTGGCAAGAGCGCGGCGGCAGATCGTTTTGCCGCCTTGGGTGCGGCAGTCGTCGACACCGACGCAATCGCCCATGAACTGACCCAACCCGGCGGGGCGGCCATGCCGGCGCTGCGCGCAGCATTCGGCGACGAGGTCGTTTCGTCGAACGGGGCGCTCGACCGGGCCGCGATGCGCGCGCGAGCCTTCGCCGACCCGGCGGCACGCAGGCAACTGGAAGGCATCCTGCATCCGATGATTCGCGCCGAAAGCGACGCCCGCGTTGCCGCAGCTTCGGCGCAGCCGTATGTCGTTCTCGTTGTGCCACTGCTGGTCGAATCCGGTTCCTATCGTGCGCGCTGCCATCGCATTGCCGTGGTGGACGTGCCCGAGGCCGTGCAGATTGATCGCGTCATGCAGCGCAGCGCTTTCACGCGCGAACAGGTCGAATCGATCATGGCTGCGCAAGCCAATCGGGCTCAGCGGCAAGCTGTTGCTGACGATCTGATCGACAACAGCGGCGACATTGCTGCGCTGCACACTCAAGTCGACCAACTCGATCGTCGTTATCGTGAGCAAGCGTCAATGCTGGTGCGGCTTTCGTGACAAATTCCCTGCTATGATTTAAAGCACTTTCTCAAGTTTCGCGTTTCAAACAACGATAAACGGACGCTGGAATCGCGCAGTGATTACCTACGAATATCCGCTGAACGAGCGCATTCGCACACTGCTGCGGCTTGAGGATCTTTTCGACAAGGCACTGCACTTCACCTTGTCTGAAGGTGCGTACGAGCACCACACCGCGCTGGTCAGTCTGTTCGAGATCCTGGATGTGGCCAGCCGCGCCGACCTGAAGGTCGATCTGGTGCAGGAACTTGAGCGCCAGCGCCAGATTCTCGTCTCCTTCCGCCACAACCCCGACATTTCGGAAGAGGCGCTTTCCGGCGCGCTGTACGAGATCGAACAAGCCAGCGCGGCGTTGCTGGCGATGGCAGGCAAGATCGGCCAGTACCTGCGCGAGAACGAATGGCTGATGAACATTCGCAGCCGTGCGGCGATTCCGGGTGGTGTCTGCGAATTCGATTTGCCCTCTTACCATTTCTGGTTGCATCGCCACCCCGAAGCACGGCAGGCGGATCTGCAAGCCTGGATCGGGCCGATGACGCCGATTCGTGACGGTCTGGCCATCGTGCTGCGCTTGCTGCGCGCGAGCGGACGTCCCGAAAATCTGGTCGCGCACCGCGGCCAATTCCAGATGATGATGGGGGGGCGCAGCGCGCAGATGTTGCGGATTCGCGTTGCGCAGGGTGAGTCCTACGTACCCGAAATCAGCGCAAACAAATATGCGCTGAACGTCCGCTTCGTCGGTGCGGCAAGTGTCGCGCGCACCCGCCAGGCCGAATCCAGCGTCGAGTTCGAATTGACCTTCTGCAATCTGTAGTCTCCGGCCGGAACCTCTCGCCGGTCCGAACGCTCGAATCCCGTACACTCTCACTCCCCGAATAAACGCGGGCTGTCGGGCAAGCGCCCCGAACAGACCCGGCGAAACGGCCTGCTCGGCCGTCCCCTGACAGGAGCACTTCATGACGAAGCCACAGATTGGCGTGATCGGCATGGCGGTAATGGGCCGCAATCTCGCACTCAACATTGAAAGCCGCGGCTACACCGTGGCGCTCTACAACCGCTCCTTCGACAAGACCGAAGAGGTGGTGCGTGAGAACCCGGGGCGCAAGCTGGTGCCGACGCAGTCGCTGGAGGCATTCGTCGCTGCGCTGGAAACCCCGCGTCGCATCCTGATCATGGTGAAAGCGGGCGACGCGACCGACGCCACGATTGCCGCGCTGCGCCCGCTGTTGGCGCCCGGTGACATCCTGATGGATGGCGGCAACACGCTGTTTGCCGACACGATCCGGCGCAACCGCGAGCTGGCGACGACCGGCATCAACTTCATCGGCATGGGCGTCTCCGGTGGCGAGGAGGGCGCGCTGAAAGGGCCCTCGATCATGCCCGGCGGGCAGCGCGATGCGTATGAACTGGCGGCGCCAATTCTGCGCGAGATCGCCGCTCGCGCGCCCGACGGTGAGCCCTGCGTGACCTACATCGGCCCGGGCGGCGCCGGCCACTACGTGAAGATGGTGCACAACGGCATCGAGTACGGCGACATGCAGCTGATCGCGGAGGCCTACGCGCTGCTGAAGGGCGTCGCCGGCCTGTCGAACGACGAACTGGCTGACACGTTTGCCGACTGGAATACGGGCGAGCTGGACAGTTTCCTGATCGAGATTACCGCCCAGGTCTTCCGCAAGCGCGATGCCGAGACCGGCGGCTACCTGGTCGATGCGATCCTCGACAAGGCAGGCCAGAAAGGCACCGGCAAGTGGACCTCGCAGTCCGCGCTGGATCTGGGCGTGGCCTTGCCCTTGATCACCGAGTCAGTGTTCGCGCGCTGCATTTCCGCCTTGAAGGATCAGCGGGTGGCTGCGAGCGCCGTGCTGGCTGGCCCTGCCGCGGCACCGTTCGAGGGCGATCGCGCGGCCTTCGTCGAGGCGGTTCGCCGCGCGCTGTACCTGTCGAAGATCATCTCCTACGCGCAGGGCTTCGCGCAGTTGCGCGCCGCTTCGGACGAACACGGCTGGGATCTGCAGTACGGCGAGATCGCGAAGATCTTCCGCGCCGGCTGCATCATCCGTGCGCGTTTCCTGCAGCGCATCACCGATGCCTACCAGGCGAATCCGGCGGTGGCGAACCTGCTGCTGGACCCGTACTTCGCCGGCATCGCAGCGGACTACCAGGCCGCCTTGCGCGAAGTGGTGTGCCATGCGGTGCGGGCCGGCGTGCCGGTGCCGACCTTCGCATCGGCGGTGGCGTATTTCGACAGCTACCGTTCGGCGCGCCTGCCGGCCAACCTGATTCAGGCGCAGCGCGACTTCTTCGGTGCCCACACTTACGAGCGCATGGACCGCGCCGGCATCTTCCATTCCGATTGGCAACACGCATGAGCAACCCGACCCCGCGCACCGTCAAGTGCCCCACCTGCAGCCAGCCCGTTGTGTGGGCGCCCGAGAGCCGTTGGCGCCCGTTCTGCTCGGAACGCTGCAAGCTGATCGACCTTGGCGCGTGGGCCGACGAGGCTTATCGCGTACCCGGGCAGGAGCCGCTGGCGGACGATCTGCCGCCGGGTGCTGACCCGCGCAACTGAAGCCTCGCAGCCTTAGGGAAGGTCTGAATAAGTGGCTGCGACGGCGCATCGCTGCGTTACGGCGTGCTCACTCCTGCGCCTATCCATCAGATATGTCTTGGTCGCTGCGCGCGCCGCGCCTTGCGCTGCATCCGTCTCGCTCACTTATTCAGACCTTCCCTAGCGGGCTGCGCTGCTCTTTGCGAGCTTGCGCCGGGCGAGCGCATCGACCAGATCCGGCAGCAGCAGCCTGAGCCAGCGGCCGAACTTGCCCTGGCCGGTCATCACGCATTCGCGGCTGCGCCGCGTCATCGCACGCAGGATCAGGTTGGCGCAGGTTTCCACCGGCATTGCGCGGCCTTCATCCAGCCCGCTCTTGCCGGCGGGTTTGCCGTCGGCGCCGTAACCGCGGTAGCGGATTTCGGTCGCCACCACGCCGGGGTAGGCGATCGTGACACCCACGCCCTGCGCCGCCACTTCGATCCGCAGGGCCTCAAGGAAACCGGTCATCGCGAACTTGCTCGCGCAGTAGGCTGTGCGCCCCGGCACGCCGAAGAGCCCGGCGAGGCTTGATACGCCGACGACCTGCCCATGCCGCGCGAGGATATGCGGCAGCGCATGGCGCACACACCACAGCGTGCCGAAGTGGTTCACGCGCATCATGTCCTCGTACCAGCCGAAGTCGCTGACCTCGCTGAACATCGCGTGGCCGGATACGCCCGCGTTGGCCACCAGCACGTCGATGCCGCCGAAGCGCTCGACGGCCTTGCGTGCCAGCGCCGCGCAATCGGCTTCGATCCCCACGTCGGTCGGCACGCACAGCACCAGCGCGCCGAGCGCGCTGCACTGCTTGCCGACCGCGGCGAGCTTGTCGGCGTTGCGTGCAGCGAGCACGAGTTTGGGCCGCTGCGACGCGAGCTGGCGCGCGAGTTCCGCGCCGATACCGTCGGAGGCGCCGGTGATCACGATGACTTTATCGGTGTAGCGCGGCTTCATCTCGCGGTCTCCCCCCAGCCGCTGCGGATCGCCGCGATGCCGTGGGCGCCATAGCCACGCGCGGTATCCATGTCGGTTGATTTCAAGCCGCCGATCGCGAACACCGGCATCGGCAGATCGCGCGTCAGCATGTGGAAGGCGCCCCAGCCAATGCCGCTTGCGCCCGGGTGTGTCGCCGTAGGCAGCACCGGGCCGAGCAGGGCGTAGTCGAGTTCGAGGCGGGCGGCGGCTTCGAGGTCGGCGCGCGTGTGGCACGAGGCGCCGACCCAGTCGAAAGCCGGCCGCTCGGAAAGCTCGGCGAGCTGCGCCGCACGCAGATGCAGCCCGTCGGAACCAACCGCCGCAGCCAGGGCCGCGTCGCCGTTCACCACTGCGAGGGCGCCGTGTGCATGGCAGCGCGCCACGCTTTCACGCGCAAGCTGTTCGCGCGCTTCCGGCGCGAGGGTCACGTCGCGGATCTGCACCAGTCGCAAGCCGGCAGCGAGCGCGGCATCCAGCGCCGCGAGCTGGGCGTCGATACCGATCTCCGCGGCGTGGGTAACGCCCATCGTGCGCGGCAGGCGCAGCGATTTGAGGATCGGTCCATTCGCCGGCAGCATCGGCGACACGCTGAGGGCCTCGGCTTGTTGCCACTCGAGCGCCGAGTGCACATGGTCGTTCGGTGTGCCGGACCACTCCGCAACTTCGAAGAAATGCAGCCGCACATGCGCGTGCTCGTACAGGTGTTCGCGCGTGATCCACGGATTTGCGCGCTTGACCGTAATGCCAAGTTCCTCTTCAAGTTCACGCACCAAGGCGGCGTGGGCGGATTCGCCCGGTTCGACCTTGCCGCCCGGGAATTCCCAGTAACCGGCATAGAAGGTGTCCGGCGCGCGCTGACCGAGCAGGAAACGGCCATCAGGCCGCGTGATCACGGCGGCGGCCACTTCAACGCGTTTGCGCATCGCTACTCCCGAAGAAACGCGCCTGCAGCCAGGCGCCGATGAAGATGCCGGTGAGTGCCCACAGCAGATCGAGGTTGCCGAGCCCGAGCCCGGCAATCGCCGGGCCGGGGCATACGCCGCAGAGGCCCCACCCAGCGCCGAAGATCGCAGCGCCGATCACGGTGCGGCGCGAGAACGGCGTCTGCCGCTTTTCAAAGAAGGCGCCGGCGAGCGGGCGGGCCAGCAGGCGAGGGCCGATCTGATAGGCGAGCAGGGCGACGATGACCGCGCCGCCGAGCACCAGCAGCAAACCAAAATCCTGAAAACGCAGGAAGGCGAGCACCACCTCGGGCTGCGTCATGGTCGCGAGTGAGAGACCAAATCCGAAGACCACCCCGCAGAGGAGTGCGATGAACAGCCGGCTCATGGCAGCACCCCGAAGTGCGCAGCCAGTTGGGCGACGACGATTGCGGTGCTGAGGAAGGTGACTACGGCAACGAGCGAGGGCCAGCGCAGCGACGCGAGTCCGCAGATGCCATGGCCAGCGGTGCAGCCATCGCTGAGGCGCGCACCAAAACCGATCAACAGGCCGCCGGCAAGCATGAGCCAGGGCGGTACGCGGGTGCTGGCGCCGAAATGCCCGAGGCTCGCAGCGAACAGCACACCGCCGAGGACCAGGCCGGCCGCGTACGTGAGGCGCCAGTTGCGGCTGTCCAGCAGCTTGGCCTGCTGCAGCGCGGGTAGGCGCGATACCCAGGAGAGGCTCGCGCTGAAGAAGGTCGACAGCCCGCCGACAAGGCCCGCGAGCAGATAGAGCGCGCCAATCGCAGTACCGATCAGCAGCCCGCCGGCGAGGTAATGCCAGGGGCCATTCGGGAACAGGGTCTCAATCATCGGATGCTGCATGGTGGGTTGAAGAAGTGCCCGGCGTGGCGCGGCCTGCCACATCGCGTGCGAACTGCCAGGCAACCCGCCCGCTGCGCGAGCCGCGCATCAGCGCCCATTGCAGCGCCTCGGTGCGCGTGGCCTCGCTGGCGATCTGTGCGTCGGCCACGCCGAAGGCGCGCAGCCAGTGGTACACCACCGACAGGTACTCGTTCTGGCCGAACGGGTAGAACGAGATCCACAGGCCGAAGCGTTCCGACAAGGAGATCTTCTCCTCGACCGCCTCGCCTGGGTGCAGCTCGTCGCCCACCTTGTGCGTCTGCAGGTTCTCGGCGAAGTATTCCGGCATCAGGTGGCGGCGGTTGCTGGTGGCGTAGATCAGCAGGTTGTCCGGCGGTGCCGAGAGGCTGCCATCGAGCACGCTCTTCAGCGCCTTGTAGCCGGGCTCGGAGTCCTCGAAGGACAGGTCGTCGCAGAACACGATGAAGCGCTCGCGCCGCCCAGCGACGAGATCGACGATTTCGGGCAGATGCAGCAGATCGCTCTTGTCGACTTCGATCAGGCGCAGGCCGCTCGCTGCATACTCGGCCAGCATCGCCTTGACCAGCGAGCTCTTGCCGGTGCCACGCGCACCCGTGAGCAGCACGTTGTTGGCGCGGCCACCGCGCACGAACTGGCGGGTGTTGGCGTCACAACGCGCCTTCTGGTCTTCGATGTCCTGCAGATCGGCCAGCCGGATGCGGTGCGGGTGATGCACCGGCTCAAGCCAGCCGCGTCCGCTGCGGCTACGCCAGCGATGCGCCGGCGCACTCCAGTCGGGAGGGGGCACGTTCGGCGGCAGCACCGATTCGAGCCGGTCGATCAGCGCCTCGGCGCGCGCGATCAGGTGTTCAAGGTTGGCCATCGCGGGGCGTCTCTCCGGGGGGCTTGTTTTCGATACGCGCGGGGTCCTTCTTCGGCCAGGTGGCCCACACGATGATCAGCAGCAGTGCGAGCGCGACGCCCGCCTCAAGAAATATGACCCACATGCCACATGGCCCCGCGCGTGAGAGAAAGGGGGCGACGGTTATACTGGCCCGCGCCACGAACTCACAAGTTTAGCCGAACGATGCTTCGCACCCGCCCCGCCTTGCATACCGCTGTTCCCGTGTTGCTTGCCCTGCTGTCTGCGTGTGCAACGGTGCCGGAGACGGCGCCCACCACCGCCGAATGCCCGGCTTGCCCGGTTTGCCCGACCGTGCCGGAGAAGCCGCCCGAGAAGCCCAAGGCCGATCCGCTGCAGCCGGCAAGCTGGAGCGACCTGCCGGGCTGGGGCGCCGACGATGTGTCGCAAGCCTGGGTTGCGATGCTTTCCTCATGCCGGGCCATGAAGGCGCCCGCCTGGCAGGCCAGTTGCCAGGCGGCCCGCGAGTTGGGCGAGAAACCCAGCGCCGCTGCGGTGCGCGCCTTTGCCGAGCGCGAATGGCAGCCGTGGCGGGTGGTGAATCCGGATGGAACGGCCGAGGGTTTGATCACCGGCTACTACGAGCCGCTGATCCGCGGCAGCCGCACCCGATCCAAGTCGTACGACACGCCCGTCTATGCGGTGCCGGACGACTTGCTGATCATCGATATGGGCGACCTCTATCCAGAGTTGAAGAACATGCGGCTGCGCGGTCGGCTGGAGGGCCGCAAGGTGGTGCCCTACTACTCGCGAGCGCAGATCGAAGCCCGGCCGGACAAGCTGGGCGACAAGGTCTTGCTGTGGGCTGCCGACCCGATCGATTTCTTCTTCCTGCAGGTGCAGGGCTCCGGCCAGGTGCAGCTGGCGGATGGCAGCCGTGTTCGCATTGCCTATGCCGACCAGAATGGCCATCCGTATCAGTCGATCGGCCGCTGGTTGATCGACAAGGGGGAGTTGAAGCTCGAGCAGGCGGGCATGGAGGGCATCCGCAACTGGGCGCGTACGAACCCCGGTCGGCTCACCGAAATGCTCAATGCGAACCCGAGTTTCGTCTTCTTCCGCGAACAGCCCGCGAATGGCGAGGGGCCACTTGGTTCTCAGGGTGTGCCCTTGACGGCCACGCGATCCATCGCGGTGGATACGCGCAGCGTGCCGCTCGGCGCGCCCGTCTTCCTCGCGACGACGGCGCCAGGCAGCGACAAACCGATGCAACGCCTCGTCGTGGCGCAGGACACCGGCGGAGCGATCAAGGGCGGCGTACGTGCGGATTTCTACTGGGGGTTTGGCGCTGAGGCCGGCGCGCAGGCCGGCAAGATGCGCAGCCGTGGCCAGATGTGGGTGCTTTGGCCGAAGGGGCAGACCCCTCCCGGGGCGAAGCCAGGCACCTGACGCGTGCGCAGGGCGGCGCAATGCACGATGACGGTGCGATTGCATTCGCTATGCACCGAGCCGATGCGTGGCGTGCATGTTCCGGCCGGCCAATATTACATAAGTTGTTGATTATATAGAAAACGCCAAATTGGTGCGTTTGTTGCTTCTTGGTGCGCCATCTCGTAATGGAGCCCCTCATGGAGCAAATCAAGACTTCCAGCGACGTTCTTTTCGTACTGCTGGGCGCCGTCATGGTGCTGGCGATGCATGCCGGCTTCGCCTTTCTGGAACTGGGTACCGTCCGCAAGAAGAATCAGGTCAATGCCCTGGTCAAGATCCTCACCGATTTCGCGGTTTCCACGATCGCCTATTTCTTCATCGGTTATGGCGTTGCCTACGGCATCCACTTCTTCACAGGCGCCGAGACCTTCGTTCAGCGCGGCGGCTACGACCTCGTCAAATTCTTCTTCCTGCTGACCTTTGCGGCCGCGATTCCCGCCATCGTGTCGGGCGGCATCGCCGAACGTGCGCGCTTCATGCCGCAACTGGCAGCCACCTTTCTGATCGTCAGCTTCGTGTATCCCTTCTTCGAAGGGCTTATGTGGAATGGCAATTTTGGCGTGCAGAAGTGGTTCGAAACGGCGTTTGGCGCGCAGTTCCACGATTTCGCGGGCAGTGTGGTAGTGCATGCCGTTGGTGGCTGGATCGGCCTTGCCGCAGTGTTGATGCTCGGCGCCCGGCGCGGCCGCTACAACAAGGATGGTGGCATCTCCGCGCATCCGCCTTCAAACATCCCCTTTCTCGCGCTCGGCGCATGGATCCTGGTGGTGGGTTGGTTCGGCTTCAACGTGATGAGCGCGCAGACCATGGACAAGATTTCGGGCCTGGTCGCGGTGAACTCGCTGATGGCGATGGTTGGCGGCACTCTGGTGGCACTGGCCGCAGGCCGTAACGACCCGGGCTTCGTACACAACGGCCCCCTCGCCGGCCTGGTTGCGGTGTGTGCCGGATCTGACCTGATGCATCCGATTGGTGCGTTGGTGGTCGGCGGTGTTGCCGGCGGGCTGTTTGTCTGGATGTTCACGCTGACGCAGAATCGTTGGAAGATCGACGATGTGCTCGGTGTATGGCCGCTTCACGGGCTTTGCGGTGCATGGGGCGGCATTGCCGCCGGCATCTTCGGCAGCAAGGCGCTTGGTGGCATCGGCGGCGTGAGCCTGGCCGTTCAGGCCTTGGGCACGCTGGGCGGAATTGCAGTCGCGCTGGTCGGCGGGGCGATCGTGTATGGCGGACTCAAACAGATCGTTGGTATTCGACTGGATGCGGAAGAGGAATACAACGGCGCGGATCTGTCGATTCACAAGATTTCCGCAACGGCGGAGCGCGAAACCCTCTGGTAGAGCCGCTCAGGGCGCTCGATCTGCCCGGACTGCGAAGGTAAAGCAAAAACGCCCCCGGCATGCCGCGGGCGTTTTTGCTTGAAATGTCGGTCGAGAACAAGACTGCATCACGATCACGCGTCTTGTACGACACAACACCGTTGGTGCGGATGCGTCGGCACGCAGCGACCTCCCAGTCCGGCCGCGCGACGTTCCGGTTGGAGCGCAAGCGCGCATCGGTGCCGGGTCGCGATGGCGAAACTGCGGTTACGCGCCGATCCGATCGGGCATCACTTGGCGTACGCGCTCCGTGCGGCTGACTGTCCGGTGCCAGTGCGTTTCGGGCGTCGCTCGGGGATGCTTCGGCGCGGGCGCCTTGCCGTAAGGTCCGATCAGTGCAGCTTCAAGGGCAGGAAGAAGTAACTCCCGTCGTGTTCGAGCAGGCGACGCTCATGTTCTGCCGCGAAAGCATCGAGCATGCGCCTGAAGGTCTCGTGGTGTGCGTCATCCTCGCCATGCGCCTCAATGATCAGATCGTCGAGGTTGTCGGGGTCAATTTCGGCAAGCGCCTCTGCGATCCCGTCTTCGAAATCGTCTTCGCTCGCGATGCGGAATACCTGTTCGCTCATTGTGCCCCTCGTTGCGACTGTGCCGTACGTTCGGCATATGTAGGCTAGTGGGGCAATTGCAAGGGCTGCAAACCTTGATCGAGCGCGCTGTCAGATCGACGCAAACCCGTCCACTGCCTGCCGGAAATCTGAGACGATGATCGTCTTCCCAGCAAATGCGGCTGCGCCCTCGTGGGGCCGGCGACGGCGGCTGCGCCGTACTTGCTGTCTCGCCGCACTCTGCGGAAAATACCGCCTCCCCGGAACCCGTCGAACGCCGCCGGCTGAAACGGGGGCGCATCAGGCGCCCGGTTACGCGTACAACCATAACAATCAACCCGGAAGCTACCCCCTTGATGGATGACCGTTTCGCTCCAGTCGCCAGCGGCTTCGCTCGTGATGCCGATATAGATGGAATTCGCGCGATGACACGCAAGTCTGCTGATGAACTGTCCCCCTCAAGCCGTCACACGGCGCCGCTTGGCGTCGCGGATAGCGCGTTGGCGAACGGCGAAGCGGACTTCGATGCGAGCGGCACCAATATTGCGGGCGACTTGCTGTTGATGATCCAGGAGGTCGAACGCTCGCTCGACCGGCCGGTGCGATCCACCCGGATCGCCGGCGAGCCACGCGGCGTGATCAAGGGCTGGCGTATCGAAGTGCCCGGTGTGGGTGTGATCAAGCGCCCGGAGGACATCATCGGCGCAAACGTTTGTACGCCGACGGGCAACACCTCTGCGATCACCGCGTTCGACGGCGACTCGCGCCGGGTGCAGACGATCAGCGGAAGCGTCTACGAGCTGGGCATGCCCGACGCCTACTACGCCGCGCACAATCGCCGGGTGCTCAAGGCCCTTGGTTTCTGAGGTGCCGACTTGGCAGGCGCTGCGCGGGCAGTGGATAGTCGGAATCGCGCCGACTACCCCAGTACAGTGGATATTTGGCTCTTCGAGGGCTCAAGTCCGGTCGGTCGCTCGCGATAAGCGGTGCGGCCGGGCTCGTCGGGACGGCGCGATCGACCCTGCCTATGCTGGCGCAATTGTTTGGCTAAGTGGGGCGGCGGCTGCCAAGGGGGCCAATAGACGATATGCGTTGGGCTGCTTGACGGTCGCGTCGCCCGCGCACCTTTAGCTGCGAACAGCGACTCAGCGCAGCGCGTTGGCGACGAAGTGCCGCGGTACCCGGGTGCGTGGTACGCGTTGCTGGAACCAGCTGCGCACGTCCTCATCGAGTCCGATGCCGTGCATGAAGTTGTACAGCGCCTTGTTCAACGCCACGCCCAGCGCGTCGTGGTCGACGCCGGTGGGGTCGATGAAACCGACGTCGTTTCGCGCAAACGTCGCGGGCGGGAGCGGCATCAGCGTGACGCCATAGGCCTCCGGGT
This region of Niveibacterium umoris genomic DNA includes:
- a CDS encoding SPOR domain-containing protein is translated as MKFLRASFFVLFAANCVLALLNLTGFATAPGGEPERLSSQLHPETLKVVGNGEEAPAPEKTAEAPVAAVSEPAPAAAASEPVAATESAPTESAVKKPLPLACVSWAGLSKAQSDAVALRAKDAGFVSKEQSVSGTASWWVHLPPQADRAAAEKKAEELKALGVAEFFIVKDGGANQNAISLGLYKSEESANRALEALKTKGVRSARVETRENTSIKLEVTGPADQLAGFSSETSSRLPNAPRANCTPAR
- the gndA gene encoding NADP-dependent phosphogluconate dehydrogenase, which translates into the protein MTKPQIGVIGMAVMGRNLALNIESRGYTVALYNRSFDKTEEVVRENPGRKLVPTQSLEAFVAALETPRRILIMVKAGDATDATIAALRPLLAPGDILMDGGNTLFADTIRRNRELATTGINFIGMGVSGGEEGALKGPSIMPGGQRDAYELAAPILREIAARAPDGEPCVTYIGPGGAGHYVKMVHNGIEYGDMQLIAEAYALLKGVAGLSNDELADTFADWNTGELDSFLIEITAQVFRKRDAETGGYLVDAILDKAGQKGTGKWTSQSALDLGVALPLITESVFARCISALKDQRVAASAVLAGPAAAPFEGDRAAFVEAVRRALYLSKIISYAQGFAQLRAASDEHGWDLQYGEIAKIFRAGCIIRARFLQRITDAYQANPAVANLLLDPYFAGIAADYQAALREVVCHAVRAGVPVPTFASAVAYFDSYRSARLPANLIQAQRDFFGAHTYERMDRAGIFHSDWQHA
- a CDS encoding NAD(P)-binding protein — translated: MKVDRRRWLGAIGALPLAACMSSRESGFPATGWIGADPTIGHRLRTAPPDSQEAAERLATDVLIVGGGIGGLSAGWWLERAGLGDFLVAEIQPTAGGNARGGGNEISRFPLGAHYLPLPTRESFTLRRLLADLGALKGDPDGLRPRYEERLLCAAPQERLLRHGHWQEGVIPDAGLSKSEREEFSHFFALVGGYRNRSGTRKAFALPMACSRLDDEMRHLDTKTFGDWLRENGLTCAPLRWYVDYACRDDFGTPADAVSAWAGLHYFASRDGMAEGAANDVVLTAPEGNAWITEGLAQRLGPRVRCGWMVRRLTRTRSGFEASIDDVGSGRSIVCAAKAVIWAAPLFIAARVIEQLPDLARAHATQIDYAPWVMAQLTLESAPPERPGAERAWDNVVYGARSLGYVVATHQRLSAAQAPTVWTWYHALTGAPSPILRQQLLASTPEYWARFAIEELAPAYPELLPHVQRIDCIRHGHAMARPRPGFLTAPARHWFAQGVAGLQFAHADVSGFSVCEEAHARGVAAAERIAARLRGRMPDPSVIYSV
- the zapD gene encoding cell division protein ZapD, translated to MITYEYPLNERIRTLLRLEDLFDKALHFTLSEGAYEHHTALVSLFEILDVASRADLKVDLVQELERQRQILVSFRHNPDISEEALSGALYEIEQASAALLAMAGKIGQYLRENEWLMNIRSRAAIPGGVCEFDLPSYHFWLHRHPEARQADLQAWIGPMTPIRDGLAIVLRLLRASGRPENLVAHRGQFQMMMGGRSAQMLRIRVAQGESYVPEISANKYALNVRFVGAASVARTRQAESSVEFELTFCNL
- the yacG gene encoding DNA gyrase inhibitor YacG yields the protein MSNPTPRTVKCPTCSQPVVWAPESRWRPFCSERCKLIDLGAWADEAYRVPGQEPLADDLPPGADPRN
- the coaE gene encoding dephospho-CoA kinase (Dephospho-CoA kinase (CoaE) performs the final step in coenzyme A biosynthesis.), producing the protein MSPSSRPFVVGLTGGIGSGKSAAADRFAALGAAVVDTDAIAHELTQPGGAAMPALRAAFGDEVVSSNGALDRAAMRARAFADPAARRQLEGILHPMIRAESDARVAAASAQPYVVLVVPLLVESGSYRARCHRIAVVDVPEAVQIDRVMQRSAFTREQVESIMAAQANRAQRQAVADDLIDNSGDIAALHTQVDQLDRRYREQASMLVRLS
- a CDS encoding SDR family oxidoreductase — translated: MKPRYTDKVIVITGASDGIGAELARQLASQRPKLVLAARNADKLAAVGKQCSALGALVLCVPTDVGIEADCAALARKAVERFGGIDVLVANAGVSGHAMFSEVSDFGWYEDMMRVNHFGTLWCVRHALPHILARHGQVVGVSSLAGLFGVPGRTAYCASKFAMTGFLEALRIEVAAQGVGVTIAYPGVVATEIRYRGYGADGKPAGKSGLDEGRAMPVETCANLILRAMTRRSRECVMTGQGKFGRWLRLLLPDLVDALARRKLAKSSAAR